The proteins below are encoded in one region of Ornithinimicrobium avium:
- the leuS gene encoding leucine--tRNA ligase: protein MNERIPEHRYTAQLAGRIEARWQDRWEAEGTFRSANPAGPWAEPDDPRIVRGHRYVMDMFPYPSGAGLHVGHPLGFIATDVHARYLRTTGMNVLHTMGFDAFGLPAEQYAVQTGQHPRVTTEANMEVYRAQLRRLGMGHEQRRSLATIDPGYYRWTQWIFTQIRESWYDPEATSRDGRGTGRARPISELVAQLASGERATPDGRTWAELSPVEQADVLDSYRLAYVTAAPVNWAPGLGTVLSNEEVTADGRSERGDFPVFKRNLSQWMMRITAFADRLVDDLDRLDWPEKVKLIQRNWIGRSTGANVAFVVGTSEGTQETLRVFTTRPDTLFGATFMVLAPEHPLLESIVPQEWPEGTDPAWHQGEESPRAAVTAYQRSAATKSDVERQADAKTKTGVFTGAFATNPVNGARIPVFVADYVLMGYGTGAIMAVPGQDQRDWDFAQTYRLPIVRTVQPTEGHPQDQAFTGEGPAINSHNDEVSLDGLGVVEAKERIVEWLAGRGLAEPTTTYRLRDWLFSRQRYWGEPFPVLWDEDGVAHSVPDHLLPVELPEVPDYSPRTYDPQDAQSSPEAPLARARDWVEVELDLGDGRGVRTYRRETNTMPNWAGSCWYHLRYLDPANEDAPVDPTVERYWIGPRPEPVAGAPAGAVDPGGVDLYVGGVEHAVLHLLYARFWHKVLYDLGYVSSEEPFRRLINQGMIEAYVYRDERGFPVPAAEVEEHVPADGGASSYTWDGEPVTQEYGKMGKSLKNVVTPDEMCEQYGADTFRVYEMSMGPLEQYRPWETRAVVGSMRFLQRLWRNVVDEETGEVTVSDEPMSEETDKALHRTIDGVRADYEALRTNTAVAKMIELNNHLTKLDVVPRAAVEPLVLMVAPVAPHIAEELWSRLGHEGTLAYVPFPQADPAKLVEDTVTCVVQVRGKVRDRMEVPADIDGEALQELALASEKVQSFIDGAPVRKVIVRAPGLVNVVV from the coding sequence ATGAACGAGCGGATCCCCGAGCACCGCTACACCGCTCAGCTGGCGGGCCGGATCGAGGCGCGGTGGCAGGACCGCTGGGAGGCCGAGGGGACGTTCCGGTCGGCCAACCCTGCCGGGCCCTGGGCCGAGCCGGACGACCCGCGCATCGTCCGCGGGCACCGCTACGTCATGGACATGTTCCCCTACCCCTCCGGGGCGGGCCTGCACGTCGGGCACCCGCTGGGGTTCATCGCCACCGACGTGCACGCCCGCTACCTGCGCACGACCGGGATGAACGTCCTGCACACCATGGGCTTCGACGCCTTCGGCCTGCCCGCCGAGCAGTATGCGGTGCAGACCGGTCAGCACCCCCGGGTCACCACCGAGGCCAACATGGAGGTCTACCGCGCCCAGCTGCGCCGGCTGGGGATGGGCCATGAGCAGCGCCGCAGCTTGGCCACCATCGACCCCGGCTACTACCGGTGGACCCAGTGGATCTTCACCCAGATCCGGGAGTCCTGGTACGACCCGGAGGCGACCTCGCGCGACGGGAGGGGCACCGGGCGGGCGCGCCCCATCTCCGAGCTGGTCGCCCAGCTGGCGTCGGGGGAGCGGGCCACACCGGACGGGCGGACCTGGGCCGAGCTGAGCCCGGTCGAGCAGGCCGACGTGCTGGACTCCTACCGCCTGGCCTACGTCACCGCCGCGCCGGTCAACTGGGCGCCCGGGCTGGGCACGGTGCTGTCCAACGAGGAGGTCACCGCAGACGGGCGTTCCGAGCGCGGCGACTTCCCCGTCTTCAAGCGCAACCTGAGCCAGTGGATGATGCGGATCACCGCCTTCGCCGACCGGCTCGTGGACGACCTGGACCGGCTGGACTGGCCGGAGAAGGTCAAGCTGATCCAGCGCAACTGGATCGGCCGCTCCACCGGCGCCAACGTCGCCTTCGTCGTCGGGACGTCCGAGGGCACCCAGGAGACGCTGCGGGTCTTCACCACCCGGCCCGACACGCTGTTCGGCGCGACCTTCATGGTCCTCGCCCCCGAGCACCCGCTGCTGGAGTCGATCGTGCCGCAGGAGTGGCCGGAGGGCACCGACCCCGCCTGGCACCAGGGTGAGGAGTCCCCGCGGGCCGCGGTGACCGCATACCAGCGCAGCGCCGCCACCAAGAGCGACGTGGAGCGGCAGGCCGACGCCAAGACCAAGACCGGCGTCTTCACCGGCGCGTTCGCGACCAACCCGGTCAACGGCGCCCGGATCCCGGTCTTCGTGGCCGACTACGTGCTGATGGGCTACGGCACCGGCGCGATCATGGCCGTGCCCGGGCAGGACCAGCGCGACTGGGACTTCGCCCAGACCTACCGGCTGCCGATCGTCCGCACCGTGCAGCCGACCGAGGGGCACCCGCAGGACCAGGCGTTCACCGGCGAGGGACCGGCGATCAACTCCCACAACGACGAGGTCAGCCTGGACGGGCTGGGCGTCGTCGAGGCCAAGGAGCGGATCGTGGAGTGGCTGGCCGGCCGGGGCCTGGCCGAGCCGACGACCACCTACCGCCTGCGGGACTGGCTGTTCAGCCGGCAGCGCTACTGGGGCGAGCCGTTCCCCGTGCTGTGGGACGAGGACGGCGTCGCGCACAGCGTGCCCGACCACCTGCTGCCCGTCGAGCTGCCGGAGGTGCCCGACTACAGCCCGCGGACCTACGACCCGCAGGACGCGCAGAGCTCGCCCGAGGCGCCGCTGGCCCGCGCGCGCGACTGGGTCGAGGTCGAGCTCGACCTGGGCGACGGCCGGGGCGTGCGGACGTACCGACGGGAGACCAACACCATGCCCAACTGGGCCGGGTCGTGCTGGTACCACCTGCGCTACCTGGACCCCGCCAACGAGGACGCGCCGGTCGACCCGACCGTGGAGCGCTACTGGATCGGCCCGCGGCCGGAGCCGGTGGCCGGGGCGCCGGCCGGGGCCGTCGACCCCGGCGGCGTCGACCTGTACGTCGGCGGCGTCGAGCACGCGGTGCTGCACCTGCTGTACGCCCGCTTCTGGCACAAGGTGCTCTACGACCTGGGCTACGTCTCCTCCGAGGAGCCGTTCCGCAGGCTGATCAACCAGGGCATGATCGAGGCCTACGTCTACCGCGACGAACGGGGCTTCCCCGTCCCTGCCGCGGAGGTCGAGGAGCACGTGCCCGCCGACGGCGGAGCCTCCTCATACACCTGGGACGGCGAGCCCGTGACCCAGGAGTACGGGAAGATGGGCAAGTCGCTGAAGAACGTCGTCACGCCGGACGAGATGTGCGAGCAGTACGGCGCCGACACCTTCCGGGTCTACGAGATGTCGATGGGTCCGCTGGAGCAGTACCGCCCGTGGGAGACCCGCGCGGTCGTCGGCTCCATGCGTTTCCTGCAGCGGCTGTGGCGCAACGTGGTCGACGAGGAGACGGGCGAGGTCACGGTCAGCGACGAGCCGATGTCGGAGGAGACCGACAAGGCGCTGCACCGCACGATCGACGGCGTCCGCGCCGACTACGAGGCGCTGCGGACCAACACCGCGGTCGCCAAGATGATCGAGCTGAACAACCACCTGACCAAGCTGGACGTCGTCCCGCGCGCGGCCGTCGAGCCGCTGGTGCTCATGGTCGCGCCCGTGGCGCCGCACATCGCCGAGGAGCTGTGGTCGCGGCTGGGCCACGAGGGCACGCTGGCCTACGTGCCCTTCCCGCAGGCCGACCCGGCCAAGCTGGTCGAGGACACCGTGACCTGCGTCGTGCAGGTCCGGGGCAAGGTCCGTGACCGCATGGAGGTACCCGCGGACATCGACGGCGAGGCGCTGCAGGAGCTGGCCCTGGCCAGCGAGAAGGTGCAGTCGTTCATCGACGGTGCCCCGGTGCGCAAGGTGATCGTGCGCGCTCCCGGGCTGGTCAACGTGGTCGTCTGA
- the rpsT gene encoding 30S ribosomal protein S20, translating to MANIKSQIKRVKTNAKRTERNRAHKSELRTWIRKFREAVDSGDRAKAADALQLASKKLDKAVSKGVLHSNQAANKKSAMAKRLNSIGA from the coding sequence GTGGCAAACATCAAGTCCCAGATCAAGCGCGTCAAGACCAACGCCAAGCGCACCGAGCGCAACCGCGCCCACAAGTCCGAGCTGCGCACCTGGATCCGCAAGTTCCGCGAGGCAGTGGACAGCGGCGACCGGGCCAAGGCCGCGGACGCGCTGCAGCTGGCCTCCAAGAAGCTGGACAAGGCCGTCTCCAAGGGCGTCCTGCACTCCAACCAGGCCGCCAACAAGAAGTCGGCCATGGCCAAGCGCCTCAACTCGATCGGCGCCTGA
- a CDS encoding cell wall-binding repeat-containing protein — protein MNDLHAGTTVRARRRTAAVAALATATVGVVGAVPARAATLGDYDITGVQFVNGDCSRNEYVVKGSVTGDTDDGGGFDKIRVQVWDDGILKDARDTEVAVGTTMDVTAFLSFVGLYGTGAPGVGIEIVDIDGSGDPVATLSSDDPFFPEDVDGPCSFDIERIGGADRIETAALLSQQKFVAADTVLIASSRAFPDALAAAPWAAQLGAPLLLSRPGGLSAVATAELTRLQPSRVIVVGGPTALGQDVLDDVQAALPTAVVDRVGGADRYATAGMVASQVVQDSSAEVFVASGQDFPDALVLSALAARHQAPLVLTRGTSLPAATATALAGLSYDALYAAGGPTVLSDDVLDAAADGVPVTRYAGDDRYGTAEQVLEQFPAEGKVMVASGQAFPDALTSVPVAARTGAGVALTRPAAVPAGIMDEIDRLISSTPYPLITIVGGTTAVNPSVETQLQTLFGSSPAPAQRPQGTQTDSNVPATR, from the coding sequence ATGAACGACCTTCACGCAGGCACCACCGTCCGCGCACGGCGGCGCACCGCCGCCGTCGCCGCGCTGGCCACCGCCACCGTCGGTGTCGTGGGCGCCGTCCCGGCACGCGCGGCCACCCTGGGGGACTACGACATCACCGGGGTCCAGTTCGTCAACGGCGACTGCAGCCGCAACGAGTACGTCGTCAAGGGCTCGGTGACCGGCGACACCGACGACGGCGGCGGCTTCGACAAGATTCGCGTCCAGGTCTGGGACGACGGCATCCTCAAGGACGCCAGGGACACCGAGGTAGCGGTCGGGACGACGATGGACGTCACCGCCTTCCTCTCCTTCGTCGGCCTCTACGGCACCGGCGCACCTGGCGTGGGCATCGAGATCGTCGACATCGACGGCTCCGGGGACCCGGTCGCCACCCTGAGCAGCGACGACCCCTTCTTCCCCGAGGACGTCGACGGCCCCTGCAGCTTCGACATCGAGCGGATCGGCGGTGCCGACCGGATCGAGACCGCCGCGCTGCTGTCCCAGCAGAAGTTCGTGGCGGCCGACACCGTCCTCATCGCCAGCTCCCGCGCCTTCCCGGACGCGCTGGCCGCAGCGCCGTGGGCCGCCCAGCTCGGCGCGCCGCTGCTGCTGAGCCGCCCCGGCGGGCTGTCGGCGGTGGCCACCGCCGAGCTCACGCGGCTCCAGCCCTCTCGCGTCATCGTCGTCGGCGGCCCCACCGCGCTGGGGCAGGACGTGCTGGACGACGTCCAGGCCGCCCTCCCGACGGCGGTCGTGGACCGCGTCGGCGGCGCCGACCGCTACGCCACGGCCGGGATGGTCGCGAGCCAAGTCGTCCAGGACAGCTCGGCGGAGGTCTTCGTCGCCTCCGGCCAGGACTTCCCGGACGCGCTGGTCCTCAGCGCCCTGGCGGCCCGCCACCAGGCGCCGCTCGTGCTGACCCGGGGCACCTCGCTGCCCGCCGCCACGGCCACGGCGCTGGCAGGCCTGTCCTACGACGCCCTGTACGCCGCCGGCGGACCCACGGTGCTCTCCGACGACGTCCTCGACGCCGCCGCCGACGGGGTGCCGGTGACCCGCTACGCGGGTGACGACCGCTACGGGACGGCCGAGCAGGTCCTCGAGCAGTTCCCGGCAGAGGGCAAGGTCATGGTGGCCAGCGGCCAGGCGTTCCCGGACGCCCTGACCTCGGTGCCGGTCGCCGCACGGACCGGCGCAGGGGTCGCGCTGACCAGGCCGGCGGCCGTGCCCGCGGGGATCATGGACGAGATCGACCGGCTCATCTCCAGCACGCCCTACCCGCTCATCACGATCGTCGGCGGCACCACCGCCGTGAACCCGAGCGTCGAGACCCAGCTGCAGACGCTGTTCGGGTCCAGCCCGGCGCCCGCGCAGCGGCCGCAGGGCACCCAGACCGACAGCAACGTCCCGGCGACCCGCTGA
- the holA gene encoding DNA polymerase III subunit delta, whose translation MTSPLELALITGPEEILAERGVDSVLHAVRTVEPEAEVVKLYAAGYQPGELLVHASPSLFGGWTVIVVHDMDEADDPLVEDLLGYLAQPADMVTLVVRHKSGNRGKKVLDTLKKQGARVIEAKAVKAEGDKHAFVKHEFRTARRRIADDAVGALVQALGRDLRELAGACAQLVRDVEGTVEVEHVTTYYGEKVETTGFKVAEAALAGDEATALGLLRHAMLGGLDPVPIVAVLAMQLRQVGKVAAAGRGSSGQVARDLGMAPWQVDQARRVARGWDGPSLGRAIQAVARADVDVKGGLRTEAAVRSPEYAVERAVLDVCRARDR comes from the coding sequence GTGACGTCACCGCTGGAGCTCGCCCTCATCACCGGGCCCGAGGAGATCCTCGCCGAGCGCGGGGTGGATTCGGTGCTCCACGCCGTCCGCACGGTCGAGCCGGAGGCTGAGGTCGTCAAGCTCTACGCCGCCGGCTACCAGCCGGGCGAGCTGCTCGTGCACGCCAGCCCCAGCCTGTTCGGCGGCTGGACCGTCATCGTCGTGCACGACATGGACGAGGCCGACGACCCGCTGGTGGAGGACCTGCTCGGCTACCTGGCCCAGCCCGCCGACATGGTCACCCTCGTCGTGCGGCACAAGAGCGGCAACCGCGGCAAGAAGGTGCTCGACACCCTCAAGAAGCAGGGCGCCCGGGTCATCGAGGCCAAGGCGGTGAAGGCGGAGGGCGACAAGCACGCCTTCGTCAAGCACGAGTTCCGCACCGCCCGACGGCGGATCGCCGACGACGCGGTCGGCGCGCTGGTGCAGGCCTTGGGCAGGGACCTGCGCGAGCTGGCCGGCGCCTGCGCGCAGCTGGTCCGCGACGTCGAGGGCACCGTGGAGGTGGAGCACGTCACCACCTACTACGGCGAGAAGGTGGAGACGACGGGCTTCAAGGTCGCCGAGGCCGCGCTGGCCGGGGACGAGGCCACGGCGCTGGGGCTCCTGCGCCACGCGATGCTCGGCGGGCTGGACCCGGTGCCGATCGTCGCGGTGCTCGCCATGCAGCTGCGCCAGGTCGGCAAGGTCGCCGCCGCCGGCCGGGGGAGCAGCGGGCAGGTCGCCCGGGACCTCGGCATGGCCCCGTGGCAGGTCGACCAGGCCCGCCGGGTCGCGCGAGGCTGGGACGGGCCCAGCCTCGGCCGGGCCATCCAGGCGGTCGCGCGGGCCGACGTCGACGTCAAGGGCGGCCTGCGCACCGAGGCCGCCGTGCGCAGCCCGGAGTATGCCGTGGAGCGCGCCGTCCTCGACGTCTGCCGGGCGCGCGACCGCTGA
- a CDS encoding ArsR/SmtB family transcription factor translates to MNATRILSRDVAEEYADWFRTLADPTRVQLLAWLARQDRPVPVRDVVDALPLSQSTVSHHLAVLARTCFVVATKEGTSTYYTVNPSCLSALPTAADQIMAGASGICCSPTLTDLSGTAARTLTQERP, encoded by the coding sequence ATGAATGCCACCAGGATCCTGTCCCGCGACGTCGCCGAGGAGTATGCGGACTGGTTCCGCACGCTCGCCGACCCCACCCGCGTCCAGCTGCTGGCGTGGCTGGCCCGCCAGGACCGGCCGGTGCCCGTCCGCGACGTGGTCGACGCCTTGCCGCTGTCGCAGTCCACGGTCAGCCACCACCTCGCCGTGCTCGCCCGCACCTGCTTCGTCGTCGCGACGAAGGAGGGGACGAGCACCTACTACACGGTCAACCCGAGCTGCCTCAGCGCGCTGCCGACCGCCGCCGACCAGATCATGGCCGGCGCCTCGGGCATCTGCTGCTCGCCGACGCTGACCGACCTGTCTGGAACCGCCGCCCGCACCCTGACCCAGGAGCGACCATGA
- the arsM gene encoding arsenite methyltransferase, whose protein sequence is MTDIRETVRDRYADAARAAGTPTPGASCCAPGAGTAFAALNRDAEGRAVFGRDLYASDEETRGQGMADAVELSLGCGVPTAVADLHPGEVVLDLGSGAGGDVLISAGRVSPGGRAIGLDMTPEMLDLARRNAEAAGVDNVEFLQGYLEEVPLPDDSVDVVISNCVINLAADKRVVLAEAARVLRPGGRLAVSDVVADEDMDEATRADVAQWTGCIAGALTEKQFRAVLLEAGFADVEITSTHRVHAHAASAIVRGVLPA, encoded by the coding sequence ATGACCGACATCCGAGAGACCGTCCGCGACCGCTACGCCGACGCCGCACGGGCCGCGGGCACCCCGACCCCCGGAGCCTCGTGCTGCGCACCTGGTGCCGGCACGGCCTTCGCCGCGCTGAACCGGGACGCGGAGGGCCGTGCCGTCTTCGGTCGCGACCTCTACGCCTCGGACGAGGAGACCCGGGGTCAGGGCATGGCGGACGCCGTCGAGCTCTCGCTGGGCTGCGGCGTGCCGACCGCCGTCGCCGACCTGCACCCCGGCGAGGTCGTCCTCGACCTGGGATCAGGAGCAGGAGGGGACGTCCTCATCTCCGCCGGGCGCGTCTCCCCCGGGGGACGGGCGATCGGCCTGGACATGACGCCGGAGATGCTGGACCTGGCGAGGCGCAACGCCGAGGCCGCGGGCGTGGACAACGTGGAGTTCCTCCAGGGCTACCTCGAGGAGGTGCCGCTGCCCGACGACAGCGTGGACGTGGTCATCTCCAACTGCGTCATCAATCTCGCGGCCGACAAGCGGGTCGTCCTGGCCGAAGCGGCACGGGTGCTGCGGCCGGGTGGCCGGCTCGCGGTCTCCGACGTGGTCGCCGACGAGGACATGGACGAGGCCACCCGCGCGGACGTGGCGCAGTGGACCGGGTGCATCGCCGGGGCCCTGACCGAGAAGCAGTTCCGGGCGGTGCTGCTGGAGGCCGGCTTCGCCGACGTCGAGATCACGAGCACGCACCGGGTGCACGCGCACGCCGCCTCGGCGATCGTCAGGGGGGTCCTGCCGGCCTGA
- a CDS encoding DUF952 domain-containing protein, which produces MTSAPDPAPAAPGAEAAEAAEDRPLWHLAEEVHWQEALRAGSYERSTRGASLAEVGFIHASWPEQLPGVAKLLYARAAEPLVVLEIDPRALAQAGVEVREEPGDPDDPASPLFPHLYGPLPVAAVTRTRPAAVQKGWLDLGPWQDVAAC; this is translated from the coding sequence ATGACGTCCGCGCCCGACCCCGCGCCGGCCGCGCCGGGCGCCGAGGCCGCCGAGGCCGCCGAGGACCGTCCGCTGTGGCACCTGGCCGAGGAGGTGCACTGGCAGGAGGCGCTGCGGGCGGGCAGCTACGAGCGCTCCACCCGCGGGGCGAGCCTGGCCGAGGTCGGGTTCATCCACGCCTCCTGGCCCGAGCAGCTGCCCGGCGTGGCCAAGCTGCTCTACGCCCGGGCCGCCGAGCCGCTCGTCGTCCTGGAGATCGACCCGAGGGCGCTCGCGCAGGCCGGTGTCGAGGTGCGGGAGGAGCCCGGCGATCCCGACGACCCGGCGTCCCCGCTCTTCCCCCACCTCTACGGGCCGCTGCCGGTGGCCGCCGTGACGCGCACCCGGCCGGCCGCGGTGCAGAAGGGCTGGCTCGACCTCGGCCCCTGGCAGGACGTGGCAGCCTGCTGA
- a CDS encoding ATP-dependent DNA helicase, whose protein sequence is MPDVPDLDTLLHAAVTAVGGTERPGQVAMAQAVERAVEREEHLLVQAGTGTGKSLAYLVPAVAHAMRTGRPSVVATATLALQAQIVDRDLPRVADALEPLVGRRPTFALVKGRSNYLCQHKLVGGFPDDDEDALLSMGSVDRERSRTGEEVVRLREWAEITESGDRDELVPGVSNRAWRQVSVTAHECLGSRCPVFAECFVERSREAAKEVDVIVTNHSFMAIDAFEGRFMLPEHDLLVVDEAHELTDRVTSTITDELTSGTVTAAARRAGKGEASARLDQTSELVADTLADLPEGKLGQLPERLVTTLQLVRDAARETLSQIKPDKGAEVDGGRQMALAAVEEVQDTAARVLEERDLDVVWVSHDQRRGAVLRVAPMSVAMLVRDKIFEGRTVVLTSATLELGGSFDAVAGTMGLRGAGSPAWEGLDVGSPFDYPQQAIAYVASRLPPPGRDGAAPVVFDEIEALVRAAGGRTLGLFSSRRAAEAAAEEMRTRLADVGITVLCQGEDQTPTLVRRFASDATTCLFGTMSLWQGVDVPGPACQLVIIDRIPFPRPDDPLSSARTEAISRMGGNGFMQVSATHAALRLAQGAGRLVRSSSDRGVVAFLDSRMMSARYAPFLQKSLPPFWPTDDRALVLKALARLDATAGEVLPVAAPAARGLGGAPLVSPGPVPVARSPRTAVTGGHAWTDEQDEELRDGLEAGVAVEELAEHLELAPDLVTARLNQLGLQVGV, encoded by the coding sequence ATGCCTGACGTCCCCGACCTCGACACGCTGCTCCACGCCGCGGTGACCGCGGTCGGCGGCACCGAGCGTCCCGGCCAGGTCGCGATGGCGCAGGCGGTGGAGCGCGCCGTGGAGCGCGAGGAGCACCTGCTCGTCCAGGCGGGGACGGGGACCGGCAAGTCGCTGGCCTACCTGGTGCCGGCGGTCGCGCACGCCATGCGGACCGGCAGGCCGAGCGTCGTGGCGACCGCGACCCTGGCGCTGCAGGCCCAGATCGTCGACCGCGACCTGCCGCGCGTCGCCGACGCGCTCGAGCCGCTGGTGGGGCGACGACCGACGTTCGCCCTGGTCAAGGGGCGGTCCAACTACCTGTGCCAGCACAAGCTGGTCGGCGGCTTCCCCGACGACGACGAGGACGCGTTGCTCAGCATGGGGTCGGTCGACCGGGAGCGCTCGCGCACCGGCGAGGAGGTGGTGCGCCTGCGCGAGTGGGCCGAGATCACCGAGTCCGGGGACCGCGACGAGCTCGTGCCCGGCGTGAGCAACCGCGCCTGGCGGCAGGTCTCGGTCACCGCGCACGAGTGTCTGGGCAGCCGCTGCCCGGTCTTTGCCGAGTGCTTCGTCGAGCGCTCGCGGGAGGCGGCCAAGGAGGTCGACGTCATCGTCACCAACCACTCCTTCATGGCCATCGACGCCTTCGAGGGGCGGTTCATGCTCCCCGAGCACGACCTGCTCGTCGTCGACGAGGCGCACGAGCTGACCGACCGCGTCACCTCCACGATCACCGACGAGCTGACCTCCGGCACGGTCACGGCGGCCGCCCGTCGGGCCGGCAAGGGCGAGGCGTCGGCCCGCCTGGACCAGACCAGCGAGCTGGTCGCCGACACCCTCGCCGACCTGCCCGAGGGCAAGCTGGGCCAGCTGCCCGAGCGGCTGGTCACCACCCTGCAGCTGGTCCGCGACGCGGCCCGCGAGACGCTCTCGCAGATCAAGCCCGACAAGGGCGCCGAGGTCGACGGGGGCCGGCAGATGGCGCTCGCCGCGGTCGAGGAGGTCCAGGACACCGCAGCCCGCGTGCTCGAGGAGCGCGACCTCGACGTGGTCTGGGTCAGCCACGACCAGCGCCGCGGCGCTGTGCTGCGCGTGGCGCCGATGAGCGTGGCGATGCTGGTGCGCGACAAGATCTTCGAGGGGCGCACCGTCGTGCTGACGTCGGCCACCCTCGAGCTGGGCGGCTCCTTCGACGCGGTCGCCGGCACCATGGGGCTGCGCGGGGCCGGGTCGCCGGCGTGGGAGGGCCTGGACGTGGGCTCGCCGTTCGACTACCCGCAGCAGGCCATCGCCTACGTCGCCTCCCGCCTCCCGCCGCCCGGGCGCGACGGGGCGGCACCGGTGGTCTTCGACGAGATCGAGGCCCTCGTGCGGGCGGCCGGCGGGAGGACCCTCGGCCTGTTCAGCTCGCGCCGTGCCGCGGAGGCCGCCGCCGAGGAGATGCGCACCCGCCTGGCCGACGTCGGCATCACCGTGCTGTGCCAGGGCGAGGACCAGACGCCCACGCTGGTGCGCCGGTTCGCCTCGGACGCCACGACCTGCCTGTTCGGCACGATGTCGCTCTGGCAGGGGGTCGACGTGCCCGGGCCGGCCTGCCAGCTGGTCATCATCGACCGGATCCCCTTCCCGCGCCCCGACGACCCGCTGTCCTCGGCCCGGACCGAGGCGATCTCGCGGATGGGCGGCAACGGGTTCATGCAGGTGTCGGCCACCCACGCCGCGCTCCGCCTGGCCCAGGGTGCGGGACGCCTGGTGCGCAGCTCCTCCGACCGCGGCGTCGTGGCCTTCCTCGACTCGCGGATGATGTCCGCCCGCTACGCACCGTTCCTGCAGAAGTCACTGCCGCCGTTCTGGCCCACCGACGACCGGGCGCTCGTGCTCAAGGCGCTGGCCCGCCTGGACGCCACCGCCGGGGAGGTGCTGCCCGTGGCCGCGCCGGCGGCGCGCGGGCTCGGTGGTGCGCCGCTGGTGTCCCCCGGCCCGGTCCCCGTCGCCCGCTCGCCGCGCACCGCGGTCACCGGCGGCCACGCCTGGACCGACGAGCAGGACGAGGAGCTGCGCGACGGCCTCGAGGCGGGGGTCGCGGTCGAGGAGCTCGCCGAGCACCTCGAGCTGGCGCCGGACCTGGTCACCGCCCGCCTCAACCAGCTGGGCCTGCAGGTCGGGGTATGA